The following coding sequences lie in one Spinacia oleracea cultivar Varoflay chromosome 1, BTI_SOV_V1, whole genome shotgun sequence genomic window:
- the LOC110798633 gene encoding uncharacterized protein, producing the protein MSTWASIIATNWDPDEWEIVNDDGFVYKRKKRRIDPTSFARAPDPEPDPALRIKEKRKNKRAALLKLKEKYLKEISGWDNLSNTLKAKQDSVISKREQVKKSSGEDKEGGKLLEMGDKGFESVDNSSGSLLDELLKQVEEQETILHNIEQLCDVAESLCYAHEEMAKTSYLNLPVWEGNPRETAASLCED; encoded by the exons ATGTCAACGTGGGCTTCAATTATCGCTACCAATTGGGATCCCGACGAGTGGGAAATCGTCAACGACGATGGCTTCGTCTACAAGCGCAAGAAACGTCGAATTGACCCCACTTCCTTCGCTCGTGCGCCAGATCCCGAACCAGATCCAGCTCTTCGAATCAAGGAAAAACGAAAGAACAAACGCGCAGCTTTGCTCAAGTTAAAGGAGAAATACCTAAAAGAAATTTCTGGCTGGGACAATTTATCGAACACCTTGAAGGCAAAACAAGATAGTGTTATATCTAAGCGTGAACAAGTTAAGAAGTCATCTGGGGAGGACAAAGAAGGAGGGAAGCTTCTAGAAATGGGCGATAAAGGGTTTGAATCTGTTGATAACTCTTCTGGGTCTTTACTTGATGAGCTTCTCAAGCAG GTTGAAGAACAAGAAACAATACTACACAATATTGAGCAGCTTTGTGATGTAGCTGAATCCTTGTGCTATGCCCATGAGGAGATGGCGAAAACATCTTACTTAAATCTCCCGGTTTGGGAGGGTAACCCTCGTGAAACTGCTGCATCTCTTTGTGAGGATTGA